The sequence below is a genomic window from Bradyrhizobium septentrionale.
CTCGACCTGGCGCATCGTGCCGTATTGATCTTCCGCGCCCTGCACGATCAGCACGGGAACGCGGATATAGGCGAGATAGTCTGAGATATCCCAGTCGCGGAATTTCGGATCGAGCCAGGCGTCGTTCCAGCCATAGAAGGTGCTGTCGACATCCTGGTGCCAGCGCGCCAGCCTCTCCTTCAGGTTGGTGGTCTCATACGCCGTCTTGGTCTCGGCGATCGATTTGACCGAGATGTCCTCGACGATGAAATGCGGCGCGATCAATGCGAGCCCATGCAGGCGATGATCCTGATGCGAGCCGGCATAGATCGCCGCGATCGATCCACCATCGGAATGCCCGAGCAAGAGGCCGCGGCGGAAGCCGATCCGATCGAGCAGCTTCGGCAGCACGTCGAGCGCCTCGCGATGCATGTAGTCGACCGGACGCGGCAGCCTGGCCGGCGACGACGCGCCATAGCCCGCGCGCGAATAGGCGAACACGCCGGCGCCGGTTGCCGCCTGCAGCTTCTCGGGGAAATCGCCCCACAGGCCGACGCAGCCGAGGCCTTCATGCAGCATCACGATGGTCGGCACTTTCTCGGGCATTGGGCCGATCATGCGGTATTCGAGCTCGGCACCGTCGATGGTGAGGAAGCCTGAAGGGTTCAAATTCTGCATGATGGGCCTTCCTCACTCGTCGTCCCGGCGAAAGCCGGGACCCATAACCACAGGCGTTAGTTGTTGCGCAAAAGCCGTTGAACAGCGTCTCTCAAAACGAAAGCCCCGGCGTATGGGTCCCGGCTCCCGTGCGCAATTGCGCACTAGGCCGGGACGACGCGTGGGGAGCTATTGCGCACCGTCGCGCAATTTGAACCGCTGGATCTTGCCGGTTGCCGTCTTCGGCAGATTGTCGACCACATCGATCCAGCGCGGATATTTCCACGGACCGATCTTCTGCTTGACGTGCTCCTTCAGCGCCTCATTCAGACCGTCGGCTGAGCTGCCGGGCCGCAGCACCACATAGGCCTTCGGCTTCAAGAGCCCTTCCGGATCGGCCTCCGGCACCACGGCGGCTTCCAGCACCGCGGGATGGGTGATCAGCGCGCTCTCGACCTCGAACGGCGAGACCCAGATGCCGGAGACCTTGAACATGTCGTCGGCGCGGCCGCAGAAGGTGTAACGGCCGTCGCTGTCGCGCGTGTATTTGTCGCCGGTGCGGGTCCACGCGCCCTCGAAGGTGGCGCGGCTCTTGGCGCGCTGGTTCCAGTAGCTCTCGCCGGCCGAGGGCGCATCGACCAGGAGCTCGCCGTCGGCGACATCGGCGCCGATCTCGTTGACCAGCCGCACCTTGTAGCCGGGCACCGGACGGCCGGACGAGCCGTACTTGATGTCGCCGGGCGCGTTCGACAGGAAGATGTGCAAAAGCTCGGTCGAGCCGACGCCGTCGAGGATGTCGACGCCGAACCGCGCCTTCCAGGCATTGCCGACCGATTCCGGCAGCGCCTCGCCGGCCGAGGTACAGACGCGCAAGCGGTTGCCGCCGGACTGCGCCTTGGTCGCCTCGTCGTTGAGCATCGCCGCGAACAGCGTCGGCACGCCGAAGAAGATGCTCGGATGATATCTGTTCATCAGCGCGAACATCACCGCCGGCGTCGGACGTTCCGAATTGAGCACCGTGGTGGCGCCGACCGACATCGGGAAGGTCAGCGCATTGCCGAGCCCGTAGGCGAAGAACAGCTTTGCCGCCGACAGGCCGACATCGTCCTCGCGGATGCCGAGCACCTGTTTGGCGTAGGTCTCCGCGGTCGCGGCGAGATTGGAATGCAGATGGCGCACGCCCTTCGGCATGCCGGTCGAGCCCGAGGAATAGAGCCAGAACGCCGGCTCGTCGGCATGGGTCGGCGCGGTGGCAAACACATCGCACTCGCGCGCGATCTCGTCGGACAGTTTCTTGTGGCCGTGCGCGTCCTTGCCGGAGACCACGACATGCTCGAGGTCGGGCATGCGAGCGATGATGTCCTTCACCACCGGCAGCAGCGCCTCGGAGACGAACAGCACACGCGCGCGGCAGTCGCCGAGGATGTAGGCGTATTGCTCCGCGGTCAGCAGCGTATTGAGCGGCACCGGCACCACGCCGGCACGGATCGCGCCCAGGAACACGACCGGGAAATCGACCGTATCCAGCATGATCATGGCGACCCGCTCCTCGCGGCGCACGCCGAGCCGGCGCAGCATGTTGCCGAGGCGGCGGGTCTGCTGCTGCAGCTGGCCATAGGTGATTTGCGACACCGTGTCGTCGAACACGACCTTGTCGCCGCGGCCTTCATCGACATTGCGGTCGAGCAGCCAGGTAACCGCGTTGTAAGTCATGGCCCGCTCCTCAGGCAAAAGCGCGTCGCGCCTGCCCTCTCCCGTCGAGTTTTAAGAATTATAATTCATACAAAGCCACCACATTGGCTTGCTGTCAATCCTCATCGGCACTATGTTTCCTAAAGCTTGGGTCTGATTCCCGCCTGAACAGAACCCGCACGTCGCACAGGGATCATGACCGCAGCCAACGATCCGGAAACCGACTTCCTCGAGCAGCTCGGCCAGCGTGTGCGCACGACCCGCGGCCTGGCCGGCATGTCGCGCAAGGTGCTCGCCAAGGTCTCCGGCATTTCCGAACGCTACATCGCCCAGCTCGAGAGCGGCAAAGGCAATGTCTCGATCGTGCTGCTGCGCCGTGTCGCAGGTGCGATGGGCGCGCATCTCGAGGACCTGATTCCCTCGAGCGAACCGATCCCGGATTGGGCTGTCATCCGCGACTTCTTGCGCAAAGCGTCGCCGATCCAGATCGCGCAGGCCAAGGACATCCTCGCCGGCAGCAGCCCGCTGGCACCGCGCCGCGCCTCGTTCTCCGGCATCGCGCTGATCGGCCTGCGCGGCGCCGGCAAGACCACGCTGGGCCGGATGCTGGCGAAGAAGATCGGCTGGAGCTTTGTCGAGCTCAACAAGGAGATCGAGGCACAGAACGGCCTCTCGGTCGCCGAGATCATCGCGCTGTACGGCCAGGAAGGCTTTCGCAGGATGGAGCAGGCCGCGCTGACGCAGCTGCTGGCACGCAACGAATTGATGGTGCTGGCGACCGGCGGCGGCATCGTCTCCGAGGCCCTGACCTTCGACCTGATCCTGTCGTCGTTCTACACGATCTGGCTGAAGGCCGAGCCGGAAGAGCACATGGCGCGCGTCCGCCGCCAAGGCGATCTGCGCCCGATGGCCGACGACCGCTCGGCGATGGCCGAACTGCGCAACATCCTGGTCAGCCGCGAACCGCTTTATGCGCGCGCATCGGCGGTGGTCGACACCGCCGGCCTCTCGGTCGACGCCGCCGCGGCCCGGCTGATCGACCAGGTGCGGCCGGTGCTGCAGAACGAGGCGCGCTCGTTCGGGCTGCGCAGCGTGGCGCTTTGATCTGGGTGCCCCCTATCAATGCCTGGACCGCGCACTTCCGAAAACCGCGCGATACCAATACGTCCGTGAATCGCGAAACCAACTCTGGTTTTTGTCCGTCTCGAATTTCGCCAACTGCCGCATGTCGACGCCGTAGCGAAAGCAGAGTGCGAGGAGCTGCCGAAGATCGTCCTGGCTAGGCCTTCGTTTCAGGCGAACGACCAACCCGTTCTCGCGATTGCCGGCGTAACTTTTCACGCAGGGAATCCGCGCCAACCATTCGAAGAAGGCCCGCTCGTCGTTCAGATGATAGAAACGTACGCCGGTGTCCATGTGCGTCAGCGTCAGAAGCGGCGTGGTCATCGTCGGCCCTTTCACAGCAACCGGCTCTTCACATCATCCGCCCCTTTGCGCAGCAGCGGCAGGAAGCGATCGATCAGTTCCTGCTTCGGCACGCGATCGACGTGCGCGCCCATGTTGATCGCGGCGACGATGGTGCCGTCGTAGCGGCGCACCGGCACCGAGATGGAACGGAAATGCGGCTCGGCCTCGCGGTCGACCAGTGAATAGCCCTGCGCGCGATCGGCGATGATGACGGCGAGCAGTTTCTTCGGATCGGTGACCGTCTGCGGCGTGACGGGATCGCGGCGCATCGCCTTCAGCCGCGCCGCCAATTCTTCATCACCGAGCCGGCCGAGCATGGCGCGGCCGACCGAGGTGCAGAACGCCGGCAGCCGGTAGCCGATATCGAGCCCGGCGGAGAACACCCGCGTCGGGCTCGAACGCGCGACGAACACGACGTCGTCGCCGTCGAGCAATGCGAGCGACGCGATCTCCTGGGCCGCGGTCGCGATGCGATCGAGCACCGGCTGCAGCACCGTCACCACCTGGTTGGATTGCAGGAAGGAGCCCGCCAGCGTCAGCACATGCGGCGTCAGCGTGAACAGCTTGCCGTCGGTCGCGACAAAACCGCCATGCGCCAGCGTGAACAGGATGCGGCGCGCTGTGGCACGCGGCAGGTCGGCGGCGCGCGCCAGATCGCTCAAGGTCGCCGGACCGGAGACGGTGCCGAACACCTGCAACAGCCGCAGACCGCGATCGAGGGCCTCGACGAAATCGGTGGCGCGTTCGTCCTGATCGTTGCGCTTCAGCTTGGGCATGGGTCGGGCTTTGAACGGTTCAAAAATTGCGCTTGCTGTTGGAATTAGACATGGCATAATTCGCACATACGTTCAATAGGCGAACAAGTCCAAATCCGGGAGACGCCGCCATGATGAGCCAGGAAGCGAACGATCTGATCACCCGCACCGGCCGCAAAGACCCCTGCGGAAAGCTGATGCGGATGTACTGGCAGCCGGCGGCGCTGGTCGACGAGCTGGAGGGACCGCGCCCGGTGCGGCCGGTCAAGCTGCTCGGCGAAAACCTGGTGCTGTTCCGCGCCGAGGACGGAAGCTACGGGCTGATCGACCGCCACTGCGCGCATCGCGGCGCCGACCTCGCCTTCGGCCGGCTCGAGAATGGCGGGTTGCGCTGTGCCTTCCATGGCTGGCTGTTCGATGCGACCGGTCAGTGCATCGAGACGCCGGCCGAGCCCGCCGGCTCGCAGCTCTGCAAGGGCATCAGGCAGCGCTCCTATCCAGTGATCGAGAAGAGCGGCATCCTGTGGGCCTATCTCGGCGAAGGCACCCCGCCAGCATTTCCGGAGCTCGACTGCTTCGTCGCACCCGGAAGCCACACGTTCGCGTTCAAGGGCCACATGAACTGCAACTGGCTGCAGGCGCTCGAGGTCGGCATCGATCCGGCACACGCCTCCTTCCTGCATCGCTTCTTCGAGGACGAGGACACCTCGGCCGCCTACGGCAAGCAGTTCCGCGGCGCATCCGCCGGCTCTGACATGCCGATGACCAAAATCCTGCGCGAATATGACCGGCCGATCATCAATGTCGAGCACACCGAATACGGCCTGCGCCTGATCGCGCTGCGCGAGCTCGACGAGGAGCGCACCCATGTGCGGGTGACAAATCAGCTGTTCCCGCACGGCTTCGTCATTCCGATGTCGACCGAGATGACGATCACGCAGTGGCACGTGCCGGTCGATGACGAGAACTGCTACTGGTATGCGATCTTCACCAGCTACGCGGCGCCGGTCGACAAGCAGAAGATGCGCGACCAGCGGCTCGAGCTCTACACGCTGCCCGACTACAAGTCGCGCAAGAACCGCAGCAACGACTACGGCTTCGACCCGCACGAGCAGGCGACCGAGACCTATACCGGCATGGGCACCGACATCAACGTCCACGACCAGTGGGCGGTGGAATCGATGGGGGCGATCCAGGACCGCACCAACGAGCATCTCGGCCAGAGCGACAAGGCGATCGTGCAGTATCGCCGCCTGCTGCGGCAAG
It includes:
- a CDS encoding alpha/beta fold hydrolase produces the protein MQNLNPSGFLTIDGAELEYRMIGPMPEKVPTIVMLHEGLGCVGLWGDFPEKLQAATGAGVFAYSRAGYGASSPARLPRPVDYMHREALDVLPKLLDRIGFRRGLLLGHSDGGSIAAIYAGSHQDHRLHGLALIAPHFIVEDISVKSIAETKTAYETTNLKERLARWHQDVDSTFYGWNDAWLDPKFRDWDISDYLAYIRVPVLIVQGAEDQYGTMRQVEIAEDECYCPVDVAVIEGAGHSPHREAPAVTLDAVTEFARAALRDDRTLAA
- a CDS encoding benzoate-CoA ligase family protein codes for the protein MTYNAVTWLLDRNVDEGRGDKVVFDDTVSQITYGQLQQQTRRLGNMLRRLGVRREERVAMIMLDTVDFPVVFLGAIRAGVVPVPLNTLLTAEQYAYILGDCRARVLFVSEALLPVVKDIIARMPDLEHVVVSGKDAHGHKKLSDEIARECDVFATAPTHADEPAFWLYSSGSTGMPKGVRHLHSNLAATAETYAKQVLGIREDDVGLSAAKLFFAYGLGNALTFPMSVGATTVLNSERPTPAVMFALMNRYHPSIFFGVPTLFAAMLNDEATKAQSGGNRLRVCTSAGEALPESVGNAWKARFGVDILDGVGSTELLHIFLSNAPGDIKYGSSGRPVPGYKVRLVNEIGADVADGELLVDAPSAGESYWNQRAKSRATFEGAWTRTGDKYTRDSDGRYTFCGRADDMFKVSGIWVSPFEVESALITHPAVLEAAVVPEADPEGLLKPKAYVVLRPGSSADGLNEALKEHVKQKIGPWKYPRWIDVVDNLPKTATGKIQRFKLRDGAQ
- a CDS encoding helix-turn-helix transcriptional regulator, which produces MTAANDPETDFLEQLGQRVRTTRGLAGMSRKVLAKVSGISERYIAQLESGKGNVSIVLLRRVAGAMGAHLEDLIPSSEPIPDWAVIRDFLRKASPIQIAQAKDILAGSSPLAPRRASFSGIALIGLRGAGKTTLGRMLAKKIGWSFVELNKEIEAQNGLSVAEIIALYGQEGFRRMEQAALTQLLARNELMVLATGGGIVSEALTFDLILSSFYTIWLKAEPEEHMARVRRQGDLRPMADDRSAMAELRNILVSREPLYARASAVVDTAGLSVDAAAARLIDQVRPVLQNEARSFGLRSVAL
- a CDS encoding IclR family transcriptional regulator domain-containing protein, whose protein sequence is MPKLKRNDQDERATDFVEALDRGLRLLQVFGTVSGPATLSDLARAADLPRATARRILFTLAHGGFVATDGKLFTLTPHVLTLAGSFLQSNQVVTVLQPVLDRIATAAQEIASLALLDGDDVVFVARSSPTRVFSAGLDIGYRLPAFCTSVGRAMLGRLGDEELAARLKAMRRDPVTPQTVTDPKKLLAVIIADRAQGYSLVDREAEPHFRSISVPVRRYDGTIVAAINMGAHVDRVPKQELIDRFLPLLRKGADDVKSRLL
- a CDS encoding aromatic ring-hydroxylating dioxygenase subunit alpha, giving the protein MMSQEANDLITRTGRKDPCGKLMRMYWQPAALVDELEGPRPVRPVKLLGENLVLFRAEDGSYGLIDRHCAHRGADLAFGRLENGGLRCAFHGWLFDATGQCIETPAEPAGSQLCKGIRQRSYPVIEKSGILWAYLGEGTPPAFPELDCFVAPGSHTFAFKGHMNCNWLQALEVGIDPAHASFLHRFFEDEDTSAAYGKQFRGASAGSDMPMTKILREYDRPIINVEHTEYGLRLIALRELDEERTHVRVTNQLFPHGFVIPMSTEMTITQWHVPVDDENCYWYAIFTSYAAPVDKQKMRDQRLELYTLPDYKSRKNRSNDYGFDPHEQATETYTGMGTDINVHDQWAVESMGAIQDRTNEHLGQSDKAIVQYRRLLRQEIEKVAGGEKPMLFLDDASARSIQGPATMDGIGPTLGWELYWMEVDVKRRRGAPWAAPVPREIAGKVHHLTAAE